One Leptolyngbya ohadii IS1 genomic window carries:
- a CDS encoding 2OG-Fe dioxygenase family protein, which produces MVNLSQSQAFIKPEANCLASYVLEFLTAIDVKPLQPSFANLPADPYLEGGYRLRRLSHFTVDSDRLIKQPHRRLFQSRQYNPLLGDVVREYDELDNELIQLEGFQRLVWEFFQFCQACSPHKEIGVHQIRTTASSEKLGNPAPEGIHRDGVDLVGIFSVNRHDVDGAETHLYSSKEGGQPVLSKVLHPGEFLIFKDDQYFHYTSPIRAIGFGQGTRDVFVLTCPGLFPPDEE; this is translated from the coding sequence ATGGTGAATCTTTCTCAATCCCAAGCATTTATTAAACCAGAAGCAAATTGTCTGGCAAGCTATGTTTTGGAGTTTTTAACGGCGATCGATGTCAAGCCACTCCAGCCTTCTTTTGCCAATTTGCCTGCTGATCCCTATCTGGAGGGCGGTTATCGGCTCCGGCGACTTTCTCACTTTACTGTGGATAGCGATCGATTGATTAAACAACCCCATCGTCGTTTGTTCCAGAGTCGGCAGTACAACCCCTTACTTGGGGATGTGGTTCGAGAGTATGACGAGTTGGATAATGAGCTGATTCAGCTAGAAGGGTTTCAGCGCTTAGTCTGGGAATTTTTCCAGTTCTGCCAAGCTTGCTCCCCTCACAAGGAGATTGGCGTACATCAAATTCGGACAACTGCTTCCTCTGAAAAGCTGGGAAATCCGGCTCCCGAAGGTATTCACCGGGATGGAGTCGATCTGGTTGGTATTTTCTCCGTTAATCGCCACGATGTTGACGGCGCAGAAACCCACCTCTATTCAAGCAAAGAGGGCGGACAACCTGTATTGAGCAAAGTGCTGCATCCGGGAGAATTTCTGATTTTTAAGGACGATCAATATTTCCATTACACCTCCCCGATACGTGCGATCGGTTTTGGTCAGGGCACTAGGGATGTCTTTGTGTTGACTTGCCCTGGGCTGTTCCCACCGGATGAGGAATAG
- a CDS encoding NAD-dependent epimerase/dehydratase family protein, with protein sequence MNKILVTGARGQLGSDLVTALRQQYGATNVIESGWRVPSDRSSSFAFEVLDVTDRTQLQKLIEHYHIDTVYHLAAILSAKGEQLPDRCWEVNVNGLRHVLEAAQQFNLQVFFPSSIAVFGPHTPKLDTPQVTVEDPATIYGITKATGELLCHYYAHRYGVDVRSLRLPGIISYSAPPGGGTTDFAVEIFQAALHSETYTCFVRPETRLPMMYISDAIRAILGIMQADSNAIKIRSSYNVTAISFSAAELVAEIQTHLPYFTCRYVPDFRQTIADSWPSVIDDSKARADWGWQHHYDLAALVTEMLEKLRAQSQNSHQSARSQETGVLRS encoded by the coding sequence ATGAACAAAATTCTAGTTACAGGTGCGAGGGGACAGCTCGGCAGCGATTTAGTCACTGCATTACGCCAGCAATATGGAGCAACCAACGTGATTGAAAGCGGTTGGAGAGTTCCCTCCGATCGCTCCAGTTCTTTTGCCTTTGAGGTTTTAGACGTTACCGATCGAACCCAGCTGCAAAAGCTAATTGAACATTATCACATCGATACTGTTTACCATTTAGCAGCGATATTATCCGCGAAAGGAGAACAATTGCCCGATCGATGCTGGGAGGTTAACGTGAACGGATTGCGGCATGTTCTAGAGGCTGCACAGCAATTCAATCTGCAAGTCTTTTTTCCCAGTTCGATCGCAGTTTTTGGACCCCATACCCCCAAACTCGATACGCCCCAGGTAACGGTGGAAGATCCAGCCACCATATACGGCATTACGAAGGCGACGGGAGAACTTCTGTGCCACTACTATGCCCACCGCTACGGGGTTGATGTCCGGAGTCTGCGCTTACCCGGCATCATTAGCTACAGTGCTCCTCCAGGCGGGGGAACTACGGATTTTGCGGTCGAAATATTCCAGGCAGCCCTGCACTCAGAAACCTACACCTGCTTTGTTCGCCCAGAGACGCGCCTCCCCATGATGTATATCTCTGATGCGATTCGTGCCATTTTAGGTATTATGCAAGCGGACTCCAACGCGATTAAGATCCGGTCGAGCTACAACGTGACCGCGATCAGTTTTTCTGCCGCAGAACTGGTTGCTGAAATTCAAACCCACCTGCCCTACTTCACCTGTCGCTACGTTCCCGACTTTCGGCAAACGATCGCCGACTCCTGGCCCTCCGTGATTGATGATTCAAAAGCGCGAGCCGACTGGGGGTGGCAGCATCATTATGATTTAGCCGCGCTCGTGACCGAGATGCTGGAGAAACTGCGTGCCCAAAGTCAAAATTCCCATCAGAGTGCCCGGAGCCAAGAAACAGGAGTCCTGCGATCATGA
- the kbl gene encoding glycine C-acetyltransferase has product MNKTAVNKTALSLFGASLDEIQQANLAKEERVLTTPQDAEIRIEGDRTVLNFCSNNYLGLANHPEIIAAAHRGLDEYGFGLASGRFICGTQTIHKQLEAKISAFLNTEDTILYTSCFDANGGLFETLLDADCAIISDALNHASIIDGIRLCKAQRYRFAHSNMQELENCLQQSQNAKIRLIATDGVFSMDGDIARLEQICDLAETYDALVMVDDSHATGIIGTTGRGSAEHCDVIGRVDIVTSTLGKALGGASGGFTSGRKAIIDLLRQRSRPYLFSNTLAPMITYTSLTVLDMLAQSSELRDRLMENTRYFRQQMQERGFEIRAGVHPITPIMLYDAKLARNMAQDLLAEGIYVIGFSYPVVPQGQARIRVQVSAAHTQSHLDRCIEAFTRVGHHYGLL; this is encoded by the coding sequence ATGAATAAAACTGCTGTAAATAAAACTGCACTTTCCTTGTTTGGTGCGTCTCTCGATGAAATTCAGCAAGCCAATTTGGCAAAGGAAGAACGTGTCTTAACCACCCCTCAGGATGCTGAGATCAGGATTGAGGGTGATCGGACGGTACTTAATTTCTGTTCAAATAATTATTTAGGACTTGCCAATCACCCGGAAATTATTGCAGCAGCCCATCGAGGACTCGATGAGTATGGGTTTGGTTTAGCATCTGGTCGGTTTATTTGTGGCACTCAAACTATTCATAAGCAATTAGAGGCAAAAATTTCCGCATTTCTGAATACAGAAGACACAATTTTATATACGTCCTGCTTTGATGCGAATGGAGGATTATTTGAAACGCTGTTGGATGCAGATTGTGCGATTATTAGTGATGCGCTGAACCACGCCAGCATTATTGATGGAATCCGGCTTTGCAAAGCGCAACGCTATCGATTCGCCCACAGCAATATGCAGGAATTAGAAAACTGCTTACAGCAAAGCCAGAACGCCAAAATTCGCCTCATCGCAACGGACGGCGTGTTCAGCATGGATGGCGATATTGCCAGGCTAGAACAGATTTGCGACTTGGCAGAAACCTATGATGCGCTAGTGATGGTGGATGACAGCCATGCTACGGGCATAATCGGTACCACGGGACGCGGTTCTGCGGAACACTGTGACGTCATCGGACGAGTAGACATCGTTACCAGTACTCTGGGTAAAGCGTTAGGCGGCGCATCGGGTGGTTTTACCTCCGGACGTAAAGCCATTATTGACCTGCTGCGACAGCGATCGCGTCCCTATCTGTTTTCTAATACCCTGGCTCCGATGATCACCTACACCAGTCTCACAGTCCTTGACATGCTGGCTCAGTCTAGTGAACTCCGCGATCGGCTCATGGAAAATACCCGCTATTTTCGACAGCAGATGCAGGAACGGGGCTTCGAGATTAGAGCAGGGGTACACCCCATCACGCCGATCATGCTCTATGATGCAAAGCTGGCTCGCAATATGGCGCAGGATTTACTGGCGGAGGGTATTTACGTCATTGGGTTCAGCTATCCCGTTGTGCCTCAGGGACAGGCTCGGATTCGAGTCCAAGTTTCGGCTGCCCACACGCAATCGCACCTCGATCGCTGTATTGAAGCATTTACAAGAGTAGGACACCACTATGGCTTGCTCTAA
- a CDS encoding single-stranded DNA-binding protein — translation MTSLNVVNLVGRVGRDPEVKYFESGSVVTKFSLAVNRRRREDEPDWFTIEIWGKTAEVAANYVRKGSQVGIQGALRFDRWNDRATGADRSAPVIRADRLELLGAKRDNDGSSSPVDEEF, via the coding sequence ATGACTTCTCTCAATGTGGTTAATTTAGTCGGTCGCGTTGGACGTGACCCAGAGGTCAAGTACTTCGAGTCAGGTAGTGTAGTAACGAAGTTTTCGCTAGCTGTGAACCGGCGGCGACGGGAGGATGAACCCGATTGGTTCACGATCGAGATCTGGGGCAAGACGGCTGAAGTGGCTGCGAATTATGTGCGGAAAGGTTCGCAGGTTGGGATTCAGGGGGCATTGCGGTTTGACCGATGGAACGACCGGGCAACAGGTGCTGATCGCTCTGCTCCCGTTATTCGAGCCGATCGCCTGGAACTGCTGGGCGCTAAGCGTGACAACGATGGATCAAGCAGTCCAGTAGACGAAGAGTTTTAA
- a CDS encoding ISKra4 family transposase (programmed frameshift) yields MTPEEQERIRACSQEIAEILYRNSDKASLNTLEGIEQTVRQQMLDHVSPEVAPFFVNGAVRPGKGRTRKLRSLVGQLRLQKHQAERLGVKPRSRMSGGLEKACLRLSANESFQAAAADIAALTGIAVGHSTQQRLVGRQAWELPDAKQGVSEISVDGGKVRLRDLKDSDSPWRDYKAVRLCGTYYAGFYQDNESLVDYLNAQRLLKPVVCLGDGHDGVWNLFSAVACPDERREILDWYHLKENLYKVGGSFKRLKKAESLLWQGQVEQAKVLFSDCQRKQARNFEAYLDKHRPRIVNYADTQAQQLCSIGSGAVESAVKQIGRRLQISGARWNTASVNPMLNLRCAYLNGLLAIA; encoded by the exons ATGACTCCAGAAGAGCAGGAACGAATCAGGGCTTGCAGCCAAGAGATCGCAGAAATTCTGTATCGCAATAGCGACAAAGCCAGCCTAAACACGCTGGAGGGGATCGAGCAAACCGTCCGACAACAGATGCTCGATCACGTCAGCCCGGAAGTTGCCC CTTTTTTTGTCAACGGTGCAGTCCGACCGGGCAAAGGACGAACCCGAAAGCTAAGGAGTCTGGTGGGTCAGTTGCGCTTGCAGAAACATCAAGCCGAACGATTAGGAGTCAAGCCCCGCAGTCGGATGAGTGGAGGGTTAGAGAAGGCATGCTTACGCCTGAGTGCGAATGAGTCATTCCAGGCTGCGGCAGCGGACATTGCGGCACTAACCGGGATAGCCGTGGGGCACTCGACCCAACAACGCCTGGTTGGACGGCAGGCATGGGAGTTGCCGGATGCGAAACAAGGTGTCAGTGAGATCAGTGTTGATGGCGGCAAAGTGCGCCTGCGTGACCTGAAAGACAGCGACAGCCCGTGGCGAGACTACAAAGCGGTGCGGTTGTGTGGGACATACTATGCTGGCTTTTATCAGGACAACGAGAGCTTGGTGGATTACCTCAATGCTCAACGGTTGCTCAAGCCTGTGGTGTGTTTAGGCGATGGGCATGATGGGGTATGGAATCTGTTCAGTGCCGTTGCCTGCCCCGATGAACGCAGAGAGATTCTCGACTGGTATCACCTCAAGGAGAATCTCTACAAAGTGGGTGGGTCGTTCAAACGCCTGAAAAAAGCCGAATCCTTGCTGTGGCAGGGGCAAGTGGAACAGGCGAAGGTATTGTTTTCCGATTGTCAAAGAAAACAGGCGCGGAATTTTGAAGCCTATCTCGACAAACATCGTCCCCGGATTGTCAATTATGCCGATACCCAGGCTCAACAACTTTGCTCGATTGGTTCAGGAGCGGTAGAATCGGCAGTCAAACAGATTGGACGACGCTTACAAATATCGGGGGCGCGGTGGAACACTGCCTCAGTGAATCCGATGTTGAACCTGCGCTGTGCATACCTCAACGGGCTGCTCGCTATTGCGTGA
- a CDS encoding GNAT family N-acetyltransferase, with amino-acid sequence MNSVRFRSATLSDTEGVAKVYLSSRKAFVPFAPIAHSEAAVYEWIRNILIPGNQVKVVERGNEIIGMMALATTEETGWIEQLYLHPDGEYPTYAKSRNSEQPVEVCTAQVQHRIH; translated from the coding sequence ATGAACTCAGTCAGGTTTCGTTCCGCCACTCTATCTGACACTGAAGGTGTCGCAAAAGTTTATCTCAGTTCTCGAAAAGCGTTTGTTCCATTTGCTCCGATCGCCCATTCTGAGGCAGCAGTGTACGAATGGATTCGCAACATCTTGATTCCCGGAAACCAGGTAAAAGTGGTAGAGCGAGGCAACGAAATTATTGGCATGATGGCATTGGCAACGACCGAAGAAACAGGGTGGATCGAGCAGCTTTACTTACATCCAGATGGGGAGTATCCCACTTATGCAAAATCACGCAATAGCGAGCAGCCCGTTGAGGTATGCACAGCGCAGGTTCAACATCGGATTCACTGA
- a CDS encoding VOC family protein, which yields MKITASAISLNVDDVTASANFAKQHFGFKEQMSADGFVSLAREDAGFNLVFLKTELRSFKPIHMREHRADGLLIAFVVDDIDTEYARLQSEGVPITTPIETEPWGERFFQVTDPNGVVIQLVQWINQPV from the coding sequence ATGAAAATTACTGCCTCCGCGATTTCGTTGAATGTGGATGATGTCACGGCATCGGCTAACTTTGCCAAACAACATTTTGGCTTCAAGGAACAAATGTCAGCCGACGGCTTTGTATCTCTTGCTAGAGAAGATGCTGGGTTTAATCTTGTGTTTTTGAAAACGGAATTGAGAAGCTTCAAACCCATTCATATGCGTGAACATCGAGCCGATGGTTTGCTGATCGCATTTGTTGTCGATGATATTGACACTGAATATGCACGACTGCAATCTGAAGGTGTACCAATTACGACTCCAATTGAGACTGAACCTTGGGGTGAACGCTTCTTTCAAGTGACAGACCCGAATGGGGTAGTCATTCAACTGGTTCAGTGGATCAATCAACCTGTTTAG
- a CDS encoding MarR family winged helix-turn-helix transcriptional regulator, which produces MSEPSANGSAFTELILEVFRLNGILLEAGDRLTDPVGLSSARWQVLGVVEHQPTPVAHVARIMGLTRQSVQQTADALANDGFIAYTDNPHHRRAKLMTITPKGRKALDYVQQCQVDWANQVSETLSLETLKTAVTVLRQLGERLESHKTDELGE; this is translated from the coding sequence ATGAGTGAGCCGAGTGCCAATGGCAGTGCCTTTACCGAACTCATCCTTGAGGTCTTTCGTTTAAACGGGATTTTATTAGAAGCGGGCGATCGCTTGACCGATCCGGTTGGTCTCAGCAGTGCCCGCTGGCAGGTGCTTGGCGTTGTGGAGCATCAACCGACACCCGTTGCTCATGTTGCTCGGATCATGGGGCTAACTCGACAAAGTGTTCAGCAAACCGCTGATGCTCTGGCAAACGATGGATTTATCGCCTATACCGACAATCCTCACCATCGTCGTGCCAAATTAATGACCATTACACCCAAAGGTCGTAAAGCACTGGACTACGTACAGCAGTGTCAGGTGGATTGGGCAAATCAAGTCAGTGAAACGCTTTCATTAGAAACATTAAAGACTGCTGTTACAGTCCTGCGACAGCTTGGAGAACGTCTCGAAAGCCATAAAACTGATGAACTAGGAGAATAA
- a CDS encoding DUF2834 domain-containing protein, whose product MKSLYLLFAIAGTIAPWFWLLQDLPALLSPPLFLQQTFANAIASTWATDLLISAVVFFCLVWIELKRLNASRSWMILYIGLTFGVGLCCSLPFFLYHREQLLERQR is encoded by the coding sequence ATGAAGTCACTGTATTTGCTGTTTGCGATCGCCGGAACAATTGCGCCCTGGTTCTGGCTATTACAGGATTTACCTGCGTTACTATCCCCTCCCCTATTTCTTCAACAAACTTTTGCTAATGCGATCGCGAGTACATGGGCAACAGATTTGTTAATCTCAGCCGTCGTCTTCTTTTGCCTGGTATGGATTGAACTCAAGCGATTGAATGCCTCTCGTTCCTGGATGATTCTGTATATCGGTTTAACCTTTGGAGTCGGACTGTGCTGTTCTCTACCATTCTTCCTGTATCACCGAGAACAACTTCTTGAGCGTCAACGATAA
- a CDS encoding helix-turn-helix domain-containing protein, with protein MMQHRTSPSEQLDSFGLLLKQWRSQRGYSQLDLAVTSQVSQRHISFLESGRAKPSREMVLQLAEVLEIPLRQQNLMLTAAGFAPIHAETDLLAPEMAAIRKALDFMLRQQEPYPAIVVDHYWNLLLTNNAATQLLSTFITPEQLQIHFYRDGKVNLMRAMFHPQGLRPFIMNWEDFSGHLLQRLHREAIADGESEQSRALLDELMNDPGIAETWQQSNRTAQNTMLLTVHFKRADLELQFFSTIATLGTPYDITLQELRIECLFPADEATEQNWKKN; from the coding sequence ATGATGCAGCACCGAACTTCTCCCTCAGAACAACTCGACTCATTTGGACTGCTGCTGAAGCAATGGCGCAGTCAAAGGGGATATAGCCAGCTTGATTTAGCTGTAACCAGTCAAGTCTCTCAACGGCACATTAGCTTTCTTGAATCGGGGCGTGCCAAGCCCAGTCGAGAGATGGTGCTGCAACTGGCAGAAGTTCTAGAAATTCCGCTGAGACAGCAAAATCTGATGCTGACGGCTGCCGGATTTGCGCCCATTCATGCGGAAACCGATCTCTTGGCTCCTGAAATGGCAGCTATTCGTAAAGCTCTAGATTTTATGCTGCGCCAGCAAGAACCCTACCCCGCCATCGTGGTCGATCACTACTGGAATCTCCTGCTCACAAACAACGCTGCGACTCAGTTGCTATCTACGTTCATTACTCCAGAACAACTGCAAATTCACTTTTATCGAGACGGAAAAGTCAATCTCATGCGAGCGATGTTTCATCCTCAAGGGTTGCGTCCATTTATTATGAACTGGGAAGATTTCTCAGGACATTTGCTGCAACGGTTGCACCGAGAAGCAATTGCCGATGGAGAAAGTGAGCAATCCAGAGCGTTGCTGGATGAGTTGATGAATGATCCTGGTATTGCTGAAACCTGGCAACAGAGCAATCGAACCGCCCAAAATACGATGCTGCTCACCGTTCATTTCAAACGAGCAGATTTGGAGCTACAATTTTTCTCCACGATCGCCACCTTAGGCACACCCTACGACATTACGCTGCAAGAACTGAGGATAGAATGTTTGTTTCCCGCTGATGAAGCGACAGAACAAAACTGGAAAAAAAATTAG
- a CDS encoding GFA family protein — protein MREAHYRGGCLCGAVRLEIAAEPFRVGICHCMDCRKHHGAVFNTVAIFPADAVSITGTVSDYRGRYFCPVCGSSVFGRSADEIEIPAGIFDMPNQVAPTYELWLCRREDWLPPFNVARRYEHDREGTARSEP, from the coding sequence ATGAGAGAAGCGCACTATCGCGGGGGATGCCTTTGTGGAGCAGTTCGTCTGGAAATTGCTGCTGAGCCGTTTCGGGTGGGCATTTGCCATTGTATGGATTGTCGCAAGCACCACGGGGCAGTATTCAATACGGTTGCGATTTTTCCTGCCGATGCGGTCAGCATCACCGGTACCGTATCCGACTATCGCGGACGCTATTTCTGCCCAGTTTGTGGCTCCTCAGTCTTCGGTCGCTCTGCTGACGAAATCGAAATCCCTGCTGGCATCTTCGATATGCCGAATCAAGTGGCACCCACCTATGAACTCTGGCTCTGTCGTCGAGAGGATTGGCTACCTCCGTTCAACGTTGCCCGCCGATATGAGCACGATCGAGAAGGGACAGCACGCTCAGAACCATAA
- a CDS encoding competence protein CoiA family protein, which yields MWLQYGLDANDSLVSIEFVQRGKTQLQCPYCRGGLTAKKGMVLQHHFAHTEETCRSAARSEDDLPTPPLYDKFDLCLSSKDLAKLTELWEKSN from the coding sequence ATGTGGCTTCAATATGGGCTAGATGCGAATGACTCTCTTGTATCGATCGAATTCGTTCAGCGAGGTAAGACCCAACTGCAATGCCCCTATTGTCGGGGTGGATTGACGGCAAAAAAAGGGATGGTCTTGCAGCATCACTTTGCTCACACTGAGGAAACATGCCGCTCTGCTGCTAGAAGTGAGGATGATCTCCCTACCCCTCCTCTGTATGACAAGTTTGATCTATGCCTTTCCAGTAAGGATTTAGCCAAACTTACTGAATTGTGGGAGAAGTCGAATTGA
- a CDS encoding GIY-YIG nuclease family protein, which produces MGGPKLKEFEEIQSGSISGKLHGLTEDVKKCFQHGFINLLEALTDLKILAQMRRPLLLTLHCLEVQVDGQTLYKIGVTRREMDNRLAEIEAQLRQYFQTVKLKVKGTWLHRGNLELYFKHRYKSFHYPSANLTEYYQFDPDQIKDVLKDLKRLKPKVLSDLNLDKSILEGKPLLIERQIEAERQQYFAQAWQRQRSQSIRTGMERAKRWGKHVGRPVGAEETPGQFLAKPSSQRVMEALENGRSLRQAAAEAGVSVNTVRKVKAMASKH; this is translated from the coding sequence TTGGGGGGACCCAAGCTCAAGGAGTTTGAGGAGATTCAGTCAGGCAGCATCAGCGGCAAGCTGCATGGGCTGACCGAGGATGTCAAAAAATGCTTTCAGCATGGGTTTATTAACCTGCTAGAGGCATTAACCGACTTGAAGATTCTAGCTCAGATGCGTCGCCCCCTGTTGCTGACGCTGCATTGTCTGGAAGTTCAGGTAGATGGACAAACCCTCTATAAAATTGGGGTGACTCGGCGGGAGATGGACAACCGCCTAGCTGAGATTGAAGCACAGCTACGGCAATACTTTCAGACGGTAAAGCTTAAGGTGAAAGGGACATGGCTGCACCGGGGCAATCTGGAACTCTACTTCAAACACCGCTACAAAAGCTTTCACTACCCAAGTGCGAACCTGACCGAATACTATCAATTTGACCCGGATCAAATTAAGGATGTGCTGAAAGACCTGAAGCGACTGAAGCCGAAGGTGTTGAGCGACCTGAACCTGGACAAGTCGATTCTGGAAGGTAAACCACTCCTGATTGAGCGACAAATCGAGGCAGAACGGCAACAGTATTTTGCTCAAGCGTGGCAACGGCAACGCTCGCAATCGATTCGCACGGGGATGGAGCGGGCAAAGCGCTGGGGGAAGCATGTTGGGAGACCAGTCGGAGCAGAAGAGACTCCAGGGCAGTTTCTAGCTAAGCCATCCAGTCAACGCGTGATGGAAGCCCTAGAGAATGGGCGATCGCTTCGCCAAGCTGCGGCTGAGGCAGGCGTGTCAGTCAACACAGTCCGAAAAGTCAAAGCAATGGCTAGCAAGCATTAA
- a CDS encoding DEAD/DEAH box helicase, with translation MTFQTLGLSTELLRAVNDEGYTTATPIQQQAIPAILQGHDIFASAQTGTGKTAGFTLPLLQCLNLSSSRKGDRNPRALILTPTRELAAQVGDSVKTYGKYLAPKSAVIYGGVGFVPQVQALKRGVDIVVATPGRLLDHVTQKTVDLSQIEILVLDECDRMLDMGFIHDIRKLLVKLPASRQTLMFSATFSPAIRQLASTLLKQPVQIEVAPRNTAAEQVEQIVHPVDRARKRELLSYLIGFNNWKQVLVFTRTKHGANRLAEQLAQDGLKTAAIHGNKTQAARTRALADFKQGKVRVLVATDVASRGLDIDQLPHVVNFELPNVPEDYVHRIGRTGRAGHAGRAISLVSQDENSLLKGIEQLLNRNLTTDVISGYEPTDSSRLQSEAKPAQPRSKQRRGGQRQTHVAPSPSRGKKSDATGSRKRKQLRAI, from the coding sequence ATGACATTTCAAACTCTCGGTCTTTCGACCGAACTGCTGCGTGCTGTTAACGACGAAGGCTACACTACAGCAACGCCAATTCAGCAGCAGGCTATTCCTGCGATTTTGCAGGGACACGATATTTTTGCGAGTGCCCAAACTGGAACTGGTAAGACTGCCGGGTTTACGCTGCCATTACTGCAATGCCTGAACCTCTCATCCTCCAGAAAAGGCGATCGCAATCCGCGTGCCTTGATTCTGACCCCAACTCGTGAACTCGCTGCTCAGGTCGGTGATAGCGTCAAAACCTATGGCAAATATCTGGCTCCTAAGTCAGCGGTGATTTATGGCGGTGTTGGCTTTGTGCCGCAAGTACAAGCGTTGAAACGGGGCGTAGATATTGTCGTCGCGACTCCCGGACGGTTACTAGACCACGTCACACAGAAGACCGTCGATCTGTCCCAAATTGAGATTCTGGTGCTAGATGAGTGTGATCGCATGTTAGACATGGGGTTCATCCACGACATTCGCAAATTATTGGTAAAACTGCCTGCCTCTCGGCAAACGTTAATGTTCTCTGCCACCTTTTCGCCCGCGATTCGGCAACTCGCTAGCACCTTGCTCAAACAGCCTGTGCAAATTGAAGTAGCACCTCGTAATACAGCAGCTGAGCAAGTCGAACAAATCGTGCATCCCGTTGACCGCGCTCGCAAACGAGAATTGCTATCTTACCTAATTGGCTTTAATAACTGGAAACAGGTGCTGGTTTTTACCCGGACCAAACACGGGGCGAATCGGCTGGCTGAACAATTGGCTCAAGATGGGCTGAAAACTGCTGCAATTCATGGGAATAAAACCCAAGCTGCCCGGACTCGGGCATTGGCTGACTTTAAGCAAGGGAAGGTGCGAGTTCTGGTTGCCACCGATGTTGCCTCGCGAGGGTTAGACATTGATCAGCTTCCTCATGTCGTGAATTTTGAACTGCCCAATGTACCTGAAGACTATGTGCACCGGATTGGTCGAACGGGTCGTGCGGGACATGCAGGACGGGCAATTTCTCTGGTCTCGCAGGATGAAAACTCCCTGTTAAAGGGGATCGAGCAGCTATTAAACCGAAATCTGACAACAGATGTCATTTCAGGCTATGAACCGACGGATTCTTCTCGGTTACAGTCAGAGGCGAAACCGGCTCAACCCCGATCGAAGCAGCGCCGAGGTGGACAGCGCCAAACGCACGTTGCTCCATCCCCTTCCCGTGGAAAAAAATCTGATGCGACTGGAAGCCGTAAGCGCAAACAGCTTCGCGCGATTTAA